The Sulfolobales archaeon genome window below encodes:
- a CDS encoding cob(I)yrinic acid a,c-diamide adenosyltransferase, with protein sequence MKRVHSGDDGYTYIMYGERVAKEDDVVELLGSVDELNSLIGVVRSLKPPEDVEKLLRRLQEILFRLGSDVATPIAKLTKPRIEDEDLRWVEEKTKEYWEKIPEPRLVFVYPSGDPAASMLHLARTVCRRAERIASRLYHSNRLLKQHLVLLNRISDLLFVLARYTNHARGVKEELWP encoded by the coding sequence ATGAAGAGGGTTCACAGTGGTGATGATGGCTATACATATATAATGTATGGCGAGAGGGTTGCTAAGGAAGATGATGTCGTAGAGCTCCTAGGATCTGTTGATGAGCTGAACTCCCTCATAGGTGTTGTGCGAAGCCTAAAACCTCCTGAGGATGTGGAGAAGCTCCTTAGAAGGCTTCAGGAGATACTCTTTAGACTGGGAAGCGATGTTGCAACACCAATAGCTAAGCTTACAAAGCCTAGGATCGAGGATGAAGATCTAAGGTGGGTTGAGGAGAAGACTAAGGAGTATTGGGAGAAGATCCCAGAGCCGAGGCTTGTCTTCGTATACCCCTCAGGAGATCCTGCAGCATCAATGCTCCACCTAGCGAGAACAGTATGTAGGAGGGCTGAGAGGATCGCCTCAAGGCTATACCATTCTAATAGACTCCTCAAGCAACACCTTGTCCTCCTAAACAGGATCTCGGATCTATTGTTCGTTCTAGCGAGGTATACAAACCATGCTAGGGGTGTGAAGGAGGAGCTATGGCCATAA
- a CDS encoding N-glycosylase/DNA lyase has protein sequence MAIKINEHRVEVVGKTLAKLGLEAIYAIEEGDPQYRALESLVKRLGDCSSASLLVVLNALVAYQLSTPGEDYWWEFARYPFKPGSPDELVRDFISFLNTSKGNVAARDKKISRIKRLVSTQTHIEIYVKAPDLFKNLEKLREILARGLDKEGSEKTIVFAVKMLYYVARICGSKPRPSTAIEIPIDRRVAGVTYTSEIADTQARDPVEEIMRNYREAQRAWKRVSEISGIPMINLDSLIWLCGKHVKEEDRVEKAYNEIKAYARRKIDEKALREAISELLRRKLAASREL, from the coding sequence ATGGCCATAAAGATCAACGAGCATAGGGTTGAAGTGGTTGGGAAAACCCTTGCCAAGCTGGGCTTAGAAGCTATATACGCCATAGAAGAGGGGGATCCCCAGTACAGGGCTCTAGAGTCTCTTGTAAAAAGGCTTGGGGACTGCTCATCAGCATCTCTACTAGTAGTTCTAAACGCCCTTGTAGCATATCAACTCTCAACACCTGGTGAGGATTATTGGTGGGAATTCGCTAGATACCCTTTTAAACCGGGTAGCCCTGACGAGCTTGTAAGGGACTTTATATCCTTTCTCAATACTTCTAAGGGGAATGTTGCTGCAAGGGATAAGAAGATCTCTAGGATTAAGAGGCTTGTTTCAACACAGACACATATAGAGATCTATGTTAAAGCCCCAGATCTCTTTAAAAACCTTGAAAAACTCAGAGAGATCCTTGCTAGAGGCCTCGATAAAGAGGGCTCGGAGAAAACCATAGTGTTTGCCGTTAAAATGCTATACTATGTAGCAAGGATATGTGGCTCAAAGCCCAGACCCTCAACAGCTATAGAGATACCTATCGATAGAAGGGTAGCTGGGGTAACATACACCTCTGAGATAGCCGATACACAGGCAAGAGATCCTGTTGAGGAGATCATGAGGAACTATAGAGAAGCGCAGAGAGCGTGGAAAAGGGTATCAGAGATCTCCGGGATACCTATGATTAACCTCGACTCCCTCATATGGCTCTGTGGCAAGCATGTGAAAGAGGAGGATAGGGTTGAGAAGGCATACAACGAGATCAAGGCCTATGCGAGGAGGAAGATAGATGAGAAGGCCTTGAGAGAAGCGATATCAGAGCTCCTAAGGAGAAAGCTAGCCGCTTCCAGAGAGCTTTAA
- a CDS encoding transposase, protein MVGRSRAGMRGGGRLSPAIPTISEAPTSNMRTNVVCLLLNGYQHRKLLWLADVCARLYNEVNYERRQQFFSKQKVDFEGTYRRYYEKYRNVLGVNAQAVIQKNNEAWASFFSQLKAMKEGRLPPFIKKISPPGYWKDRESKERRKIIVIRQDRYEVDVKRKKLILKDFGMEIDFVGEIRWYGKQGRLEIIYDDAVNRWYAHIPVEVGVETTKNGNKAKHIVRGERKSIQIASPKGDRIASIDLGINVMASVVVDDGTWLLYKGARAKQDYFYFEKRIAGIQSLEAIARNIGELEAAEELARERRRLFRKLRRRLLHLYRTMASHLVKTLHDLGVSTIYIGYPYNISQDNGNKFSVNIWSYHRLIQTIELKAQEYGMRVFEVIEYGTSSRCAYHNIDVKRKPRGVVTCPLGHKLHSDLNGALNIMRIATGKTPMHIKKPLSYIVHHNGVAPTKGGNTRDPSETSPFRAGKGSLLGRCRDAI, encoded by the coding sequence GTGGTGGGTCGATCTCGTGCTGGGATGAGGGGCGGGGGCCGACTATCCCCCGCAATACCCACCATCTCGGAGGCCCCCACCTCCAATATGAGGACGAATGTCGTCTGTCTACTGCTAAACGGCTACCAGCACAGGAAGCTGCTGTGGCTAGCTGATGTCTGTGCTAGGTTGTATAATGAGGTGAACTATGAGAGGAGGCAGCAGTTCTTCAGTAAACAGAAAGTAGACTTTGAGGGGACGTATAGGAGGTACTATGAGAAGTATAGAAATGTTCTAGGTGTTAATGCCCAGGCTGTTATTCAGAAGAATAACGAGGCCTGGGCTAGCTTCTTCTCACAGCTAAAGGCCATGAAGGAGGGGAGGCTACCTCCCTTCATAAAGAAGATCAGCCCGCCTGGGTATTGGAAGGATAGAGAGAGCAAGGAAAGAAGGAAGATCATAGTGATCAGGCAAGACCGCTACGAGGTCGATGTTAAGAGGAAGAAGCTGATCCTTAAGGACTTTGGCATGGAGATCGATTTCGTGGGGGAGATCAGGTGGTATGGGAAGCAGGGTAGGCTGGAGATCATATATGACGATGCTGTCAATAGGTGGTACGCACACATACCAGTCGAGGTCGGTGTAGAGACAACAAAGAATGGCAATAAAGCCAAGCACATTGTCAGAGGCGAGAGAAAATCGATCCAGATTGCCTCTCCAAAAGGTGATAGGATAGCCTCGATTGATCTTGGCATCAATGTTATGGCAAGCGTTGTAGTTGATGACGGTACCTGGCTCCTGTACAAGGGTGCCAGGGCCAAGCAGGACTACTTCTACTTCGAGAAGAGGATAGCAGGGATACAATCTCTAGAAGCCATAGCAAGGAATATAGGTGAGCTTGAGGCGGCGGAGGAGCTTGCTAGGGAGAGGAGGAGGCTGTTCAGAAAGCTTCGGAGGAGGCTATTACACCTATACAGGACTATGGCCTCCCACCTAGTCAAAACTTTACACGATCTCGGGGTATCAACGATATACATAGGATATCCATATAACATATCACAGGATAATGGCAATAAGTTTAGTGTGAATATCTGGTCATACCACAGGCTAATCCAAACAATCGAGCTCAAGGCACAGGAATACGGGATGAGGGTATTCGAGGTAATAGAGTATGGCACATCAAGCAGATGTGCATACCACAACATTGATGTTAAGAGGAAGCCAAGAGGAGTGGTGACATGCCCACTAGGACATAAGCTTCATAGCGATCTGAACGGAGCACTAAACATAATGAGGATAGCAACAGGGAAAACACCTATGCATATAAAGAAACCACTATCCTACATCGTACACCACAACGGAGTAGCCCCCACAAAGGGGGGTAACACCCGAGACCCCAGTGAAACCTCGCCCTTCAGGGCGGGGAAGGGGTCATTACTTGGTAGATGTAGAGATGCTATATAG